CATAATATTATGACGATAATAACAGGAAAAAGTTTCAAATCGGGCTATTAAACAGGGACTGAATAGAATTATTCAGTCCCTGTTGATAGTAAGTATTTCAATTTGATATTATGTGTTAGTTCCCTGTTGTAGTACCTGTTGTTGTGTCTGTTGTTGTATCATCATCCTCATCTTCGATCTCTATTGTTCCATCTTCTGGATCCACTTCTGCCTTAAGTCCGAGCTTCTCTGCCAGGAATCCAACAGGCATTACGGTCTTTCCATTTATCCCCTTAACCGGTAACCCTATGTCGGTTGCAACGCCGTTTACATATACTGTACTGCTGTCTGTCATAAGTACAATTTCAACACCGTCTTTGATTATTGTTATGGTGTGTTCTTCCGCATTCCAATTTACTTCTGCTCCATAAGCCTGGGAGAAAGCCCTTATCGGCACTAATACTTTTCCGTCTTTTACTACAGGAGGCATATCCAGCTTCAAGCTTTTGCCTTTCGCTACAATTGTATCTATTGGTAATACTTCCAATGTAGGATCTGCGGTTTCTATGGTTACTGCTGCTTGCTCAAGCTGTGCTAATTCTTCTTCTGTATAGCTGTCTTTTACCATTTGCTTTAGCTGTTCCTTATATTCTTTTACCTGAGTCAAAAGCAGTGCGGCAGCTTCCAAATTTCCTGATTTCCTTGCTTCTATAAGCTGCTTCATCAGAACCTTCTTCTGCTCCATAACCTTGTCTTTTTCCTTCACAGCCTTCTCTTCCTCAGCCACTGCTGTGCTATCTTCTTCTGCTCCCTTTACCTTGCTCTTGTCTTCAACAGTTGGAGTATTGACTTTATCATTGCCCTTTACCTTTTCTATATCCTTTCCATTGTCAGCACCTGCAAAAACTGCTGAGGACATCACTAGTGTAAACATAAACACCAGTACAAAAACCATTGCTATAATTCTCTTGGTATTTTTCATATTTATTCCTCCATTTTTATATTTATTTGCAGATATTAATCTCCTACATTTATTGATCTGGTTCATAATATCTTCGGCAGCCCGGCCGCCATAGCTTCCCTTAGGCCCGTAGCTTTGCGTCCCTGGTTTTCAACAGGTTTGCCTTTTCGGAGATTATGCTATCTACTTTTGTAATATAAATTCGCAAATTGTTCCATATTTTCGGGGTAGAAAGTAAAAATGGGACTAGAGTACTACTAGTCCCATTTTATTTCTATTTCAATTGTTCCTTAATTGTCTGCCATATATCCAGATTCATTCCGCTGCCCTCTGACTCCTCGAAGTCAGGGATATTACCCAACCTCCAGAGAGATACTCCATTTATTCCAAACATTTTTGCGAGTGCAATCTTTGACAGGATGCTTCCGCTGTCCTCATACCAGATGATATTATCTGTGCCGTCACTGTCATTATAATATGTCAACCATGGACTCTGAAGCTTTTCAGAGTAGTTCATTTTTAACTCCGAACCGGGTTCATTTTTCAACATGCGATCTCTAAGTTGAGAATACGAGGGTCGGAAGGCACTCTGATTCACAATCTTTCCCTCAATCTTTTTCCACTGTGCAGTATCAAAGGATATCTGAAGCCATACCTTGCTCAAATCAGCTACTCCAGTGTTCTTATCAGCAATTGCCTTCAGCGCATAGTATATTTCATTTATAGGAGCAAGAGGCGTATCATTGTAACCCGCAGCCATTTCGCTTTCTGTAAGGTTTACAGCGTTATAATCATGGGCCATAAGTATGATTCTGTCCGCTATTTCACCGATGATTCTGTAGTCATATCCGTCATAATATGCCTCCCCATTGCCCCGCTTAGGATGTACCGCCACATAAAGCTTCTTGTTATATTTCACGAGTTCCGCTTTCAGCTTAGACAGGAATTCATTGTAAAGCTTGCTGTTGGTATCTCCTCTTAGAATCTCGAAATCAACAACTATGCCATCAAAGGAAATTGCATCATTTCCTACCTGGGTACTGTTTAACAGCTGTATAACCTGCCCTATGACCTCAGACTGAGCATCAGCATCAGTAAGCAGTCGTTCTACTATCCCCAGTCTTTCCCCGGTAGTGGGATTTAGAACTTTCATTTCATTGGAAGCAAAAAGATTGAGCTGCACAGGTTTGTTGTATTGCTTCGCTATATTTATGGGCTCTCCATATCCCTCCGGGATAAAAAAGTCACTGTTTCCGCTATTGGAAACTGCTACAGAAAGCTTATTACTGCTGGCATCGTATTCGAGTCTGCTCCAGCCAAAGCTTACGGAGTTCAAATCCTGTATCATGCCTGCCTGGTCATAGGAT
This genomic stretch from Clostridia bacterium harbors:
- a CDS encoding S-layer homology domain-containing protein, with the translated sequence MKRYIALFTAVLIITSGLAGVFEVEAAATKLPFEVEKFSDVPEAHWAYEAVHYFRYLNFTEGNGGNKFGLGQSVKKSEFITMLVRVMGWELVSTENSSFSDVSKDKWYQPYVETAVAHGAILKETDSFNPDNQITRLEIAEAIVRGLGYEELAKQLKYLPSQFADVAEGAEYTNIVKDFGISNGNGGTSFLPDSTAKKEEAVAMLTRMYQRLNSNIKELHAFYAIKSYDQAGMIQDLNSVSFGWSRLEYDASSNKLSVAVSNSGNSDFFIPEGYGEPINIAKQYNKPVQLNLFASNEMKVLNPTTGERLGIVERLLTDADAQSEVIGQVIQLLNSTQVGNDAISFDGIVVDFEILRGDTNSKLYNEFLSKLKAELVKYNKKLYVAVHPKRGNGEAYYDGYDYRIIGEIADRIILMAHDYNAVNLTESEMAAGYNDTPLAPINEIYYALKAIADKNTGVADLSKVWLQISFDTAQWKKIEGKIVNQSAFRPSYSQLRDRMLKNEPGSELKMNYSEKLQSPWLTYYNDSDGTDNIIWYEDSGSILSKIALAKMFGINGVSLWRLGNIPDFEESEGSGMNLDIWQTIKEQLK
- a CDS encoding stalk domain-containing protein — its product is MKNTKRIIAMVFVLVFMFTLVMSSAVFAGADNGKDIEKVKGNDKVNTPTVEDKSKVKGAEEDSTAVAEEEKAVKEKDKVMEQKKVLMKQLIEARKSGNLEAAALLLTQVKEYKEQLKQMVKDSYTEEELAQLEQAAVTIETADPTLEVLPIDTIVAKGKSLKLDMPPVVKDGKVLVPIRAFSQAYGAEVNWNAEEHTITIIKDGVEIVLMTDSSTVYVNGVATDIGLPVKGINGKTVMPVGFLAEKLGLKAEVDPEDGTIEIEDEDDDTTTDTTTGTTTGN